One segment of Solanum lycopersicum chromosome 1, SLM_r2.1 DNA contains the following:
- the LOC101266867 gene encoding peroxisome biogenesis protein 16 isoform X1: MEAYKRWVRRNRDYVRQLSSLASGMTWLLPERFATSEIGPEAVSSILGMVTTVNEHIIETTPTSGVHTSSAETSFLPLSLCLTLLRDLETLIEVVAEQLYGEDKKWNLIALTEAAKVCVRLAVFRTTGYKLLLQGGETENLEHLDDLSPPGNMGHLRKPIQNQGLGVSHPQGLNSWNLEGRAMSALSRFGQNARMVSEPTWLRRVQQQQAILEPPAKIIRNPSLSTFLSEKGIRGGLFVTGETMFVLRPLIYVLLVRKYGTRSWFPWFISLAVDLIGNSMLSATTMSQDSRKDQHFQFSKSEKDEVKRRKLLWVLYLMRDPFFSKYTRRRLESTQKTVEPVPVVGFFAEKLIELLIGAQTRYTYMSGS; this comes from the exons ATGGAGGCTTACAAGAGATGGGTTCGAAGGAATCGTGATTATGTCCGCCAATTGAGTTCTCTAGCCAGT GGAATGACATGGCTTCTTCCAGAGCGGTTTGCTACATCAGAAATCGGGCCAGAAGCAg TCTCCTCGATCCTTGGAATGGTTACCACAGTAAATGAGCATATTATAGAGACAACTCCAACTTCGGGGGTGCATACTAGTTCTGCAGAGACTTCGTTTCTCCCTTTATCATTATGCCTTACTTTGTTGAGAGACTTGGAAACATTAATTGAAGTAGTAGCTGAGCAGCTCTATGGCGAAGATAAAAAATGGAATTTGATTGCTCTTACAGAGGCTGCCAA GGTGTGCGTGAGACTGGCTGTGTTCAGAACTACAGGATATAAACTGCTTTTGCAAGGTGGGGAGACTGAGAATTTGGAACATTTAGATGATTTGAGTCCCCCAGGAAACATGGGGCACTTAAGGAAGCCTATCCAAAATCAAGGACTGGGTGTCAGTCACCCTCAGGGTTTGAACTCGTGGAATCTTGAGGGTAGGGCAATGTCCGCCTTAAGTAGATTTGGTCAGAATGCTAGGATGGTTTCTGAGCCGACTTGGTTGCGCAGAGTTCAACAGCAGCAAGCAATTTTGGAACCTCCAG CTAAGATAATCAGAAATCCGAGTCTGTCAACCTTCTTATCTGAGAAGGGTATTCGTGGAGGGTTATTTGTGACTGGGGAGACTATGTTTGTCCTAAGACCACTTATATATGTCTTGCTGGTAAGGAAGTATGGAACACGATCATGGTTTCCGTGGTTCATTTCCTTGGCTGTCGATCTCATAGGAAACAGCATGCTATCAGCCACAACAATGTCCCAAGACAGCAGGAAAGATCAGcattttcaattttctaaatCAGAGAAGGATGAG GTAAAAAGAAGGAAGCTGTTGTGGGTGCTTTACCTCATGCGAGATCCATTTTTCTCCAAATACACCCG GCGAAGACTTGAAAGCACTCAAAAGACCGTAGAACCTGTTCCTGTAGTTGGATTTTTCGCAG AAAAACTTATTGAACTCCTCATTGGAGCCCAGACTAGATACACTTACATGTCTGGTTCTTGA
- the LOC101266867 gene encoding peroxisome biogenesis protein 16 isoform X2, which produces MVTTVNEHIIETTPTSGVHTSSAETSFLPLSLCLTLLRDLETLIEVVAEQLYGEDKKWNLIALTEAAKVCVRLAVFRTTGYKLLLQGGETENLEHLDDLSPPGNMGHLRKPIQNQGLGVSHPQGLNSWNLEGRAMSALSRFGQNARMVSEPTWLRRVQQQQAILEPPAKIIRNPSLSTFLSEKGIRGGLFVTGETMFVLRPLIYVLLVRKYGTRSWFPWFISLAVDLIGNSMLSATTMSQDSRKDQHFQFSKSEKDEVKRRKLLWVLYLMRDPFFSKYTRRRLESTQKTVEPVPVVGFFAEKLIELLIGAQTRYTYMSGS; this is translated from the exons ATGGTTACCACAGTAAATGAGCATATTATAGAGACAACTCCAACTTCGGGGGTGCATACTAGTTCTGCAGAGACTTCGTTTCTCCCTTTATCATTATGCCTTACTTTGTTGAGAGACTTGGAAACATTAATTGAAGTAGTAGCTGAGCAGCTCTATGGCGAAGATAAAAAATGGAATTTGATTGCTCTTACAGAGGCTGCCAA GGTGTGCGTGAGACTGGCTGTGTTCAGAACTACAGGATATAAACTGCTTTTGCAAGGTGGGGAGACTGAGAATTTGGAACATTTAGATGATTTGAGTCCCCCAGGAAACATGGGGCACTTAAGGAAGCCTATCCAAAATCAAGGACTGGGTGTCAGTCACCCTCAGGGTTTGAACTCGTGGAATCTTGAGGGTAGGGCAATGTCCGCCTTAAGTAGATTTGGTCAGAATGCTAGGATGGTTTCTGAGCCGACTTGGTTGCGCAGAGTTCAACAGCAGCAAGCAATTTTGGAACCTCCAG CTAAGATAATCAGAAATCCGAGTCTGTCAACCTTCTTATCTGAGAAGGGTATTCGTGGAGGGTTATTTGTGACTGGGGAGACTATGTTTGTCCTAAGACCACTTATATATGTCTTGCTGGTAAGGAAGTATGGAACACGATCATGGTTTCCGTGGTTCATTTCCTTGGCTGTCGATCTCATAGGAAACAGCATGCTATCAGCCACAACAATGTCCCAAGACAGCAGGAAAGATCAGcattttcaattttctaaatCAGAGAAGGATGAG GTAAAAAGAAGGAAGCTGTTGTGGGTGCTTTACCTCATGCGAGATCCATTTTTCTCCAAATACACCCG GCGAAGACTTGAAAGCACTCAAAAGACCGTAGAACCTGTTCCTGTAGTTGGATTTTTCGCAG AAAAACTTATTGAACTCCTCATTGGAGCCCAGACTAGATACACTTACATGTCTGGTTCTTGA